The following coding sequences lie in one Pontibacter sp. G13 genomic window:
- a CDS encoding YXWGXW repeat-containing protein encodes MSKHLAILALLYLSFATTAFSQVVVAEKPVPPNVVEKLQICDRNSNWIRGHWIWAERNNQYVWVKGRCVKARKGYIYQQGYWNKVSEGWVWVPGTWMKISNLTARRSSR; translated from the coding sequence ATGTCTAAGCACCTAGCTATTTTAGCTCTTCTGTATCTATCTTTCGCTACCACTGCTTTTTCTCAAGTGGTTGTAGCTGAAAAGCCCGTTCCTCCCAATGTGGTGGAAAAGCTTCAGATTTGTGATCGGAACTCAAACTGGATTCGGGGTCACTGGATCTGGGCCGAACGCAACAATCAATATGTCTGGGTAAAGGGAAGATGTGTCAAAGCAAGAAAAGGATACATCTACCAACAAGGTTACTGGAACAAAGTATCCGAGGGTTGGGTCTGGGTACCCGGTACTTGGATGAAGATTTCCAATCTTACAGCTCGGCGAAGTTCTCGCTAG
- the metG gene encoding methionine--tRNA ligase — MNSKRYTITSALPYANGPLHIGHIAGAYLPADIYVRYLRMSGKEVVYICGSDEHGAAITLRAKKEGITPNAIIDRYHELNKETFKQFGIDFDIYHRTSEPLHHQTAQEFFTTLYDKGEFSERVSEQFYDETFNQFLADRYVKGTCPKCGYENAYGDQCENCGTSLSPTDLIDPKSTLSGNTPVLRETKHWYLQLDKYQPWLEEWLLEGKKGKWKNNVYGQCSSWLKEGLQPRSMTRDLDWGVDVPLDEAEGKKLYVWLDAPIGYISATKQWAEDTGNDWTKYWLKQENDEDDATLIHFIGKDNIVFHCIIFPSILHAHGGYILPDNVPANEFLNLEGDKMSTSRNHAVWLHEYLEDFPGKRDVLRYVLCAIMPENKDADFTWKDFQARNNNELVAILGNFVNRVVVLNRKYFQGQNQAAGAALSNPEAQEALAQINEHVANMEKALSQFRFREAQAEYMNIARVGNKYITDQEPWKKWKESPEAVAEILFVCTQIVAKLGVFAKPFLPDTADTILDLLKAGDLGLTFEQARAEHILIPEGHQMYAEKENRILFEKIEDEVIQQQLDKLANAKAAADGANVPAAKEEVTFDDFQTMDIRIGTILEAEKVKKAKKLLQFKVDTGIDVRTIVSGVAEFFSPEEMVGKQVPVLVNLKPRKIRGVESQGMILFAEDLQGKLHILDPKESIDSGSSVN; from the coding sequence ATGAACAGTAAACGCTATACCATCACTTCTGCGCTTCCGTACGCAAACGGACCGCTGCACATTGGCCACATCGCTGGGGCCTACCTTCCTGCCGATATCTATGTCAGATACTTGCGAATGTCTGGCAAAGAGGTCGTGTATATCTGCGGAAGTGATGAGCATGGCGCTGCCATCACACTCCGAGCCAAAAAGGAGGGAATTACTCCCAATGCCATCATCGATCGCTATCACGAATTGAATAAGGAAACCTTCAAGCAATTCGGGATCGATTTTGATATATACCATCGTACCTCAGAGCCTTTGCATCACCAAACTGCTCAGGAGTTTTTTACGACGCTTTATGATAAAGGAGAATTCTCAGAGCGTGTATCTGAGCAATTCTATGATGAGACCTTCAACCAGTTTCTCGCGGATCGGTACGTCAAGGGAACATGCCCAAAGTGCGGATACGAAAATGCGTATGGGGACCAATGCGAAAATTGCGGGACTTCCCTAAGCCCTACAGATCTGATTGATCCCAAATCTACCTTGAGTGGAAATACCCCCGTTCTCCGGGAAACTAAGCATTGGTACCTCCAATTGGATAAATACCAACCTTGGCTGGAAGAATGGTTGTTAGAAGGCAAAAAAGGCAAGTGGAAAAACAATGTCTACGGCCAATGCAGCTCCTGGCTAAAAGAAGGATTGCAGCCTCGTTCCATGACGCGTGACTTGGACTGGGGAGTCGATGTGCCATTGGATGAAGCAGAGGGCAAAAAGCTCTACGTTTGGTTGGATGCTCCGATTGGATATATCTCCGCGACCAAGCAATGGGCAGAGGATACCGGCAACGACTGGACCAAGTATTGGCTCAAACAGGAAAATGACGAAGATGATGCGACCCTGATCCATTTCATCGGAAAGGACAACATTGTCTTCCACTGTATCATCTTCCCGTCCATTTTGCATGCTCATGGAGGATACATCCTTCCTGACAATGTGCCAGCCAATGAGTTCTTGAATCTTGAGGGCGATAAAATGTCAACCTCTCGGAATCATGCAGTTTGGCTCCATGAATACTTGGAAGATTTCCCCGGAAAACGAGATGTGCTCCGGTATGTACTCTGTGCGATCATGCCAGAGAATAAAGATGCCGACTTCACCTGGAAAGACTTTCAAGCACGTAATAACAACGAACTCGTGGCCATTCTCGGCAACTTCGTGAACCGTGTGGTAGTACTCAATCGCAAGTATTTCCAAGGGCAAAACCAAGCTGCCGGAGCGGCCTTGTCCAATCCAGAAGCGCAAGAAGCATTGGCACAGATCAATGAGCACGTAGCCAATATGGAGAAGGCGTTGAGCCAATTCCGATTCCGTGAAGCGCAGGCTGAATACATGAACATTGCCCGAGTTGGGAACAAATACATCACCGACCAAGAGCCTTGGAAAAAGTGGAAGGAATCCCCAGAAGCTGTTGCTGAGATCTTGTTCGTCTGTACGCAGATCGTTGCCAAGCTAGGCGTGTTTGCCAAACCATTCTTGCCGGATACAGCCGATACCATTTTGGATCTGTTGAAAGCAGGAGATCTGGGCCTCACTTTTGAGCAGGCCCGAGCGGAGCATATCTTGATCCCAGAAGGGCATCAGATGTACGCCGAGAAGGAAAATCGCATCTTGTTCGAAAAAATCGAGGATGAGGTCATTCAACAGCAGTTGGACAAACTCGCCAATGCCAAGGCTGCTGCCGATGGAGCGAATGTTCCTGCTGCCAAAGAAGAAGTGACCTTCGATGATTTCCAGACTATGGATATCCGGATTGGAACCATCTTGGAAGCCGAGAAGGTGAAAAAAGCCAAGAAACTGCTCCAATTCAAGGTTGACACAGGGATCGACGTGAGAACTATCGTCTCAGGGGTAGCAGAATTTTTCTCTCCAGAGGAAATGGTCGGCAAGCAGGTGCCAGTTTTGGTCAATCTGAAGCCCCGCAAAATCCGCGGCGTGGAATCTCAGGGTATGATCCTTTTTGCTGAGGATTTGCAAGGGAAACTTCATATCCTTGATCCCAAGGAATCCATTGATTCCGGATCTTCCGTGAACTAA
- a CDS encoding N,N-dimethylformamidase beta subunit family domain-containing protein, producing MPKYARQAAVMAILIAGGLAAACSILYHFYYLFPNSNQLFQVRHNHVEHLEFYTDRWDYHAGDVLPIYASSSSPGEAILTIQSLPDTTQFSWKQSLKVDFQPAGEYASVLGLDWESSGTVVLPESLESGWYLLSLRQDDKERRTSLFVTPHPLEIRKRVAFLFSTNTWNAYNHWGGQSLYSRNYSPTASFRRPQLLADPFLEDTYAHHQLYFQCAARDLGVWQWGALAEMDWDAYPIETIHDQADDLSAYDIWICSTHPEYWSREMIKGLNHFLDQGGSLMMLGGNVAAYVTEVDRTYRSLSVCKDWEDHWRTADTSGMRPFGTQYELLGFHTYAPYEVLMPNDWSWEGTGVQVGTLVGEVSDCYDYTYMYGNMWEWIDGWTRKGMKGAASGMEIDKLYEGTPDNFVHLASGLNPRAEGKGEVYPEGPHWENRGGADLGYYLHPGGGMVFTVGSIAFSGAVPHDERLQQLLLNVMNRMYQLADSLDNQSIPPNMKE from the coding sequence ATGCCCAAATACGCTAGACAAGCCGCAGTCATGGCCATCCTCATCGCAGGTGGCTTGGCTGCGGCTTGCAGCATTTTGTATCATTTTTACTACCTATTTCCCAACAGCAATCAGCTGTTTCAAGTTCGCCACAATCACGTCGAGCATTTGGAATTTTACACCGATCGGTGGGATTACCATGCAGGGGATGTGTTGCCGATCTATGCCAGTTCTTCCTCTCCGGGAGAAGCGATTCTGACCATACAGAGCCTACCGGATACTACGCAGTTTTCATGGAAGCAATCCTTGAAGGTGGATTTTCAACCTGCGGGGGAATATGCCTCCGTATTGGGCTTGGATTGGGAGTCTTCAGGAACAGTTGTTTTACCCGAATCCCTTGAGTCTGGATGGTATTTGCTATCACTCCGTCAGGATGACAAGGAGCGGAGAACTTCACTTTTCGTCACGCCTCATCCTTTGGAGATCCGAAAGCGGGTGGCATTCCTGTTTTCCACCAACACTTGGAATGCCTACAATCATTGGGGCGGGCAATCGCTCTATAGCCGCAACTATTCCCCGACAGCATCTTTCCGTCGCCCTCAACTGTTGGCCGACCCCTTTCTGGAAGACACCTATGCCCATCATCAGCTCTATTTTCAATGCGCCGCTAGAGATCTTGGTGTTTGGCAATGGGGAGCATTGGCGGAAATGGATTGGGATGCGTACCCAATCGAAACGATCCATGACCAGGCTGATGACCTGTCCGCGTATGATATCTGGATTTGCTCCACCCATCCTGAATATTGGTCCAGAGAGATGATCAAAGGACTCAATCATTTTTTGGATCAAGGCGGGAGCTTGATGATGCTCGGGGGGAATGTCGCCGCATATGTGACAGAAGTAGATCGTACCTATCGCTCGCTTTCTGTATGCAAGGATTGGGAAGATCATTGGCGAACTGCCGACACTTCTGGAATGAGACCATTTGGGACACAGTATGAGCTGCTGGGATTCCATACCTATGCGCCGTATGAAGTGTTGATGCCAAACGATTGGTCGTGGGAAGGGACAGGCGTACAGGTAGGTACCTTGGTCGGAGAGGTATCCGATTGCTACGACTACACCTATATGTATGGCAATATGTGGGAATGGATCGATGGCTGGACACGTAAAGGGATGAAGGGCGCAGCATCCGGTATGGAAATCGACAAACTCTACGAAGGAACGCCGGACAACTTTGTGCACTTGGCCTCAGGCCTGAATCCCCGCGCAGAAGGCAAAGGGGAGGTTTATCCAGAAGGTCCTCACTGGGAAAATAGGGGAGGGGCCGATCTGGGCTATTATCTCCATCCGGGAGGAGGGATGGTCTTCACAGTGGGCTCAATCGCTTTTTCGGGGGCAGTGCCGCATGATGAGAGACTCCAACAACTCCTGCTAAATGTCATGAATCGAATGTACCAATTGGCTGACAGTTTGGATAATCAATCGATTCCCCCTAACATGAAGGAATAA
- a CDS encoding endonuclease/exonuclease/phosphatase family protein: MKYLKLLFKATLGIILLIILYVGGMIAWNHATDFQPPLETVVEATAGSERAVTDTLNLTIWNIGYGGLGQASDFFNDGGKSTRTTRANTRKNLDAIYQQVESWKNDQDFILLQEVDQSSKRSYLENEMAEMQKRMNGFSSAFAVNYQVAYVPVPFSDPLGGTLSGLLSLSKATPTQSTRFSFEGNYDWPTYLFFLDRCFLLQRFPVEGMDRELVVINTHNSAYDDGTLKAKQMAQLRTVLLEEYEAGNYVIVGGDWNQFPPDFEGFKGYEMPRTAENENLFVKADYPSADWTWAWDPTTPTNRDLAAPFDPVATHRQTLDFFLLSPNVELLEAQATDLQFGPSDHQPVSIRVALTADTLMAVPADLDAAAE, encoded by the coding sequence ATGAAATACCTAAAACTACTCTTCAAAGCTACCTTAGGAATTATTCTGCTGATAATCCTGTATGTGGGGGGGATGATCGCTTGGAATCATGCAACAGATTTCCAGCCACCATTGGAGACTGTCGTAGAGGCTACCGCAGGCTCGGAGCGCGCAGTGACTGATACCCTCAACTTGACTATCTGGAATATCGGATATGGAGGACTCGGACAAGCATCTGATTTCTTCAACGATGGTGGAAAAAGTACGCGCACCACCCGCGCAAATACCCGCAAAAACCTCGATGCCATCTATCAGCAGGTCGAAAGTTGGAAAAACGATCAAGATTTTATCTTGCTTCAAGAAGTCGATCAATCTTCCAAGAGAAGCTACCTGGAAAATGAAATGGCTGAGATGCAGAAACGGATGAATGGTTTTTCCTCCGCATTTGCTGTCAACTATCAGGTGGCGTATGTACCTGTTCCCTTCTCTGACCCACTTGGAGGAACGCTCTCAGGCCTACTCTCCCTTTCCAAAGCGACTCCAACTCAATCCACGAGATTTTCCTTTGAAGGCAATTATGATTGGCCTACCTATCTGTTCTTTCTGGATAGATGTTTTCTGCTACAGCGATTTCCGGTCGAGGGGATGGATCGTGAACTTGTGGTGATCAATACCCACAATTCCGCCTATGACGATGGTACCTTGAAAGCCAAGCAGATGGCCCAGCTCAGAACTGTCCTGTTGGAGGAGTATGAAGCTGGTAATTATGTGATCGTTGGCGGGGACTGGAATCAATTTCCACCTGATTTTGAGGGATTCAAGGGCTATGAAATGCCCCGAACTGCCGAGAATGAAAACCTCTTTGTGAAGGCCGATTATCCGTCAGCAGATTGGACTTGGGCTTGGGATCCGACTACTCCGACCAATCGTGACCTAGCAGCGCCTTTTGATCCTGTGGCAACGCATCGCCAAACCTTGGACTTCTTCTTGTTATCTCCAAATGTGGAACTGCTCGAAGCCCAAGCCACGGATTTGCAATTTGGACCTTCAGATCATCAGCCTGTATCGATCCGTGTAGCATTGACTGCTGACACCTTGATGGCTGTGCCTGCTGATTTGGATGCCGCGGCAGAGTAA
- a CDS encoding tetratricopeptide repeat protein, giving the protein MLKRVLTFCASVILLAQTGAFAQVDLSNAIANIRGGKTAEAQEELEGYTTQKIKNKDQVYYWLGMIDYLGENYEGAREDFQKALEEKPRSPIGTAGKGRMEMLDGELADANLSLENALKYGKGKDPEVEFAVAEAYLLGGRSEIAEAKKILYQTREKYPENPQSYILLATYYKQTGVPELAIEEFEKAITIVDNSPSLYASLAELYFEQGKETNQGADFKKALDFANQAIELDSEYPPAYRVRAEIRLIQKKFGDARDDMERYVELTGNDVKARIRYASFLYLSGDFDEALGELQEIKEDTVTKVMLRLEGIIQNQKGNQDAALAAMDEYFKDRKEQYIIWEDYKTMGDIYRAKDDLTQADEYYSKMIMKNPAKDVFYEELADSYNKQAKGIKAEAAQLRKDSRAALKKAQEATNEYNTLRETDPEAAKAKFAVREEQLGISEDLKAQMATKMEETKPVYALEAHYREKALEIAESESLTLIYKLALAQYNAGMLKEADETFKRCHELKADYLAPYSYRMRIANSLEGEDEETMDWLVKVPATDIANVWGEMDAASLGAKEKEALLVAYEVLANYNFNPTGEDGNYHCDDAQPFVDKIYEISPDYARIKSLADYCAENR; this is encoded by the coding sequence ATGTTGAAACGTGTATTGACTTTCTGCGCGAGCGTAATCCTGTTGGCCCAGACAGGTGCATTCGCTCAGGTAGATCTGTCAAACGCCATCGCCAACATCCGGGGCGGTAAAACTGCCGAGGCCCAGGAAGAGTTGGAAGGCTATACTACCCAGAAGATCAAGAACAAGGACCAAGTGTACTACTGGTTGGGAATGATCGACTATTTGGGCGAAAACTACGAAGGTGCTCGCGAGGACTTCCAAAAAGCCCTCGAAGAAAAGCCACGCTCCCCAATTGGTACTGCCGGTAAAGGTCGTATGGAAATGCTCGATGGAGAATTGGCGGATGCCAACCTTTCCCTCGAAAATGCCCTGAAGTACGGTAAAGGCAAAGACCCTGAAGTGGAGTTTGCTGTAGCTGAGGCTTACTTGTTGGGAGGTCGCTCTGAGATCGCCGAAGCAAAAAAGATCCTCTACCAAACGCGTGAGAAGTATCCTGAGAATCCTCAGTCTTACATCTTGTTGGCTACCTACTACAAGCAAACAGGTGTACCTGAATTGGCGATCGAGGAGTTCGAAAAGGCGATCACCATCGTTGACAACTCTCCAAGCCTCTACGCTAGCTTGGCGGAACTTTACTTCGAACAAGGTAAGGAGACCAACCAAGGTGCTGACTTCAAAAAGGCATTGGACTTCGCTAATCAAGCGATTGAACTTGACTCCGAATACCCACCTGCATACCGCGTACGTGCTGAGATCCGCTTGATCCAGAAGAAATTCGGTGACGCTCGTGATGACATGGAGCGCTATGTAGAATTGACCGGTAACGATGTAAAAGCGCGTATCCGCTATGCTTCCTTCTTGTACCTTTCCGGAGACTTCGACGAAGCTTTGGGTGAATTGCAAGAAATCAAGGAAGATACTGTCACCAAAGTCATGCTCCGTCTGGAAGGGATCATCCAAAACCAGAAAGGCAACCAAGATGCTGCCCTCGCTGCTATGGACGAATACTTCAAGGATCGTAAAGAGCAGTACATCATCTGGGAAGACTACAAGACCATGGGTGATATCTACCGCGCAAAAGATGATTTGACCCAAGCAGATGAGTACTACTCCAAAATGATCATGAAGAATCCTGCCAAGGATGTATTCTACGAAGAATTGGCGGATTCCTACAATAAGCAAGCAAAAGGCATCAAAGCGGAAGCTGCTCAATTGAGAAAAGATTCTCGTGCTGCATTGAAAAAGGCACAAGAAGCTACCAATGAGTACAACACGCTTCGTGAAACCGATCCAGAAGCTGCGAAGGCTAAATTTGCGGTCCGCGAGGAGCAGTTGGGTATCTCCGAAGATTTGAAGGCGCAAATGGCCACCAAAATGGAGGAAACCAAGCCTGTCTACGCGCTGGAAGCTCACTACCGCGAGAAGGCATTGGAAATCGCCGAATCTGAAAGCTTGACTTTGATCTACAAACTCGCATTGGCGCAGTACAATGCAGGCATGCTCAAAGAAGCTGACGAAACCTTCAAGCGTTGCCACGAACTCAAGGCTGACTACCTCGCGCCTTACTCATACCGGATGCGTATCGCCAACTCCCTCGAAGGAGAAGACGAAGAAACCATGGACTGGCTCGTGAAAGTGCCTGCTACCGACATCGCAAATGTATGGGGTGAAATGGACGCCGCTTCCTTGGGTGCCAAAGAAAAAGAAGCTTTGTTGGTCGCTTACGAAGTATTGGCCAACTACAACTTCAACCCAACCGGTGAGGATGGAAACTACCACTGTGATGACGCGCAGCCTTTCGTAGACAAAATCTACGAGATCTCTCCAGACTATGCTCGTATCAAGAGCTTGGCTGATTACTGCGCCGAAAACAGATAA
- a CDS encoding substrate-binding domain-containing protein gives MSAFRWAIFTASMMVVLAACQSSPNSSTTPIEQPEPSSADSTQPTPTPSTAPAKEHATVGEIEIVVDESLKPIIEQELEVFHAVNAKAVIHATYLPAEEAIQEMLNNRDIRLVISSRILTDDEKKFLVDQTVLPDYTSFGRDAIAVVNHPSNPVMKLDKAELQGVLSGKITSWKQIDPAAPEDKISLIFDHPQSSVLRFLTDSIMGGQAISSSNVFAMDSSTALLEYVKTNPGAIGFVGWAWLSDSDQIMSQELMDGLQLVLLEKQDGANGPCPYDLKYVGPWQSYLATDCYPLRRHMTTILRESIFGLGTGFVSYLNGPQGQRIVHKAGLNAHKGIPREVKFPKQRKATAQVDSTET, from the coding sequence ATGAGTGCATTTCGATGGGCCATTTTCACTGCCTCTATGATGGTGGTCCTGGCAGCCTGCCAATCTAGCCCCAACTCCAGTACTACTCCCATAGAACAGCCTGAACCATCTTCAGCCGATTCTACGCAACCCACTCCTACCCCATCTACCGCTCCCGCCAAGGAGCATGCTACGGTGGGAGAAATCGAAATTGTCGTCGATGAATCCCTCAAGCCTATCATCGAGCAGGAATTGGAGGTTTTTCATGCCGTCAACGCCAAGGCGGTGATCCACGCAACTTACCTACCCGCTGAGGAGGCCATTCAAGAAATGTTGAACAATCGGGATATCCGACTGGTCATCTCTTCTCGAATTCTGACTGACGACGAGAAAAAGTTTTTGGTGGACCAGACAGTTCTGCCGGATTATACCAGCTTCGGCCGTGATGCCATTGCCGTGGTGAACCACCCCAGCAACCCTGTCATGAAACTGGACAAGGCTGAGCTTCAAGGCGTCCTATCAGGTAAGATCACGTCGTGGAAGCAGATTGATCCAGCGGCACCAGAAGACAAAATTTCGTTGATATTCGACCATCCTCAGTCTAGCGTACTGAGATTTTTGACTGACAGCATCATGGGTGGCCAGGCGATCTCCAGCAGCAATGTATTTGCGATGGATAGCTCTACTGCCCTGTTAGAATATGTGAAGACCAATCCCGGAGCCATTGGATTTGTGGGATGGGCTTGGCTCAGTGATTCAGATCAGATCATGAGCCAAGAGCTGATGGATGGTCTCCAACTGGTTTTATTGGAGAAACAAGACGGCGCCAATGGCCCCTGTCCCTACGATTTGAAATATGTAGGACCTTGGCAGAGTTATTTGGCGACGGATTGCTATCCATTGCGGAGGCACATGACCACCATTCTTCGAGAATCCATTTTTGGGCTCGGAACTGGGTTTGTGTCATATCTAAATGGCCCGCAAGGACAACGAATTGTCCACAAAGCGGGTTTGAATGCGCACAAAGGAATCCCTCGTGAGGTAAAATTCCCCAAGCAGCGCAAAGCCACCGCCCAGGTCGATTCGACCGAAACATGA
- a CDS encoding NADH-quinone oxidoreductase subunit N — MHTSDLLPVAIGSDLSLLLPEGVLLLTFIILALVGMISPKAQATPRVLAGLGIVISTIMEISSRLTTPLNTPLMGDQLQIDGIASLGCVTVNILALMLIVMHAISPKKLIHTKPEYLLLLLTSVLGMHFMLLAQQWIVLYVAMEMVSISSYVWVAWRKTDRQASQAALKYVLFGAFSSAIMIYAISWWYGLTGSLVFAPTWPLDVQVSPLPIAIIQCTMLAGLLFKVSAVPFHFWTPDTYAGAPYPVAGFLATASKLSALAVLAKLMIAWEAYPSFSEVQRFVGIIAILSLVFGTTAAIWQPEIKRLLAWSGITQSGFMLAILAVQTTDHLAAFWFYAITYAWATMIAFGLADRLTGPGKEDLLSLLAGKVKTERALGIGLVILLVSLAGLPPTIGFMAKWYLFLALVEAADPFSVSLLVTCALATVIGFVYYLKPAREMVFRKSMQPPVDQTSSVPAGLIVGMCVIPVLIFGVWGFDRWIAWLGFLWN; from the coding sequence ATGCATACGTCTGACTTGCTTCCTGTCGCCATCGGATCTGATCTTTCACTGCTTCTTCCCGAAGGTGTCCTTCTATTGACCTTCATCATTCTGGCGCTAGTCGGCATGATCTCTCCGAAAGCCCAAGCCACCCCTCGTGTTTTGGCAGGTCTTGGGATTGTGATTTCAACGATCATGGAGATTTCAAGCAGATTGACCACACCGTTGAATACCCCACTGATGGGGGATCAACTCCAGATTGATGGAATCGCGAGTCTTGGATGTGTGACCGTGAATATACTCGCGCTCATGCTGATCGTCATGCATGCCATTTCCCCCAAAAAGCTCATTCACACAAAGCCCGAATACCTGCTCTTACTTTTGACATCTGTACTGGGGATGCATTTCATGCTTCTTGCCCAGCAGTGGATCGTCCTTTACGTCGCCATGGAAATGGTCTCCATTTCGTCCTATGTCTGGGTAGCGTGGCGAAAAACTGATCGTCAAGCCTCTCAAGCAGCATTGAAATATGTCTTGTTTGGAGCCTTTTCCTCGGCGATCATGATCTATGCTATCTCATGGTGGTATGGCTTGACGGGCTCGCTTGTGTTTGCTCCCACATGGCCATTGGATGTACAAGTTTCTCCCCTTCCGATTGCGATCATCCAATGCACCATGTTGGCAGGGCTCCTATTCAAGGTCAGTGCAGTTCCCTTCCATTTCTGGACGCCCGACACCTATGCAGGGGCTCCTTATCCCGTAGCTGGGTTTTTGGCTACGGCTTCCAAATTGTCCGCCCTTGCCGTCTTGGCCAAGCTTATGATCGCTTGGGAAGCTTATCCAAGCTTCTCTGAAGTGCAACGATTTGTGGGGATTATCGCCATTTTATCGCTGGTATTTGGTACCACTGCTGCGATTTGGCAACCCGAGATCAAGCGCCTGCTGGCATGGTCTGGAATCACCCAGAGTGGATTCATGCTAGCCATTCTAGCCGTTCAAACCACTGATCATTTGGCTGCATTCTGGTTTTATGCCATCACCTACGCTTGGGCGACCATGATCGCATTTGGGTTGGCGGATAGGCTCACTGGACCGGGAAAGGAAGATTTGCTTTCGCTGCTTGCAGGAAAAGTCAAGACAGAACGGGCCTTGGGAATTGGGCTTGTGATCCTTTTGGTCAGCTTGGCTGGACTACCTCCCACCATTGGCTTCATGGCAAAATGGTACCTGTTCCTCGCATTGGTGGAAGCGGCAGATCCCTTTTCTGTCTCCCTATTGGTCACTTGCGCCTTGGCCACGGTAATCGGATTTGTTTACTATCTCAAGCCCGCGAGGGAGATGGTATTTCGAAAATCGATGCAACCTCCAGTTGATCAAACATCGTCTGTTCCCGCTGGGTTAATCGTGGGAATGTGTGTGATTCCAGTCTTAATCTTTGGGGTCTGGGGTTTTGATCGATGGATCGCGTGGTTAGGATTCTTATGGAATTGA
- a CDS encoding PKD domain-containing protein: MIVSRFWISMLTAWMCLGVSLSLHANTPRLTACVGEPITFPTQIEAVSARIISYAWDFGDPSSGPANFSDLESPSHIYDQIGEYLVSLTIESVLGPMDTIFTKVEVFPRPQPDFWIDGVCVSSPTKFGAEVLRGTTGGWIWQWDFGDGKGSAVGKQVAYQYSDPGKYEVTLKVISRGGCEVSATDTVNLLPAPLGPRLTGDSICFGDRALLLAETADSVQIFWYEQMSDTAAIGMGHRFVTEPLAFSEKYYAEVHTGQLCRSVRKSITAAVFSEEDVSIRIDPGVVLEDPNTPLSFSVFPEQPIQSYIWDFGNGESSQAANPVWNNWSPGQYEVSVMLQNSKGCALTLRESFTLQIDQEIKFPEAFSPNGDGIQDEFFISAPKLKVFYLKVLDDFGQIWFETRDRLFRWDGMGPDGEPAPAGFYQVQVMGNDEYGTDLGIQGSLMLLR, encoded by the coding sequence ATGATTGTTTCCCGCTTCTGGATTTCCATGCTGACAGCTTGGATGTGTCTGGGAGTTTCGCTGTCACTGCACGCGAACACCCCTAGACTCACAGCTTGCGTTGGAGAGCCCATCACTTTTCCCACCCAGATCGAGGCGGTATCAGCTCGAATCATTTCCTATGCGTGGGATTTTGGAGACCCTTCCAGTGGGCCTGCCAATTTTTCAGATTTAGAGAGTCCCTCTCACATTTATGATCAAATCGGAGAATACCTCGTTTCCTTGACCATCGAGTCGGTTTTGGGGCCTATGGATACCATTTTCACCAAGGTCGAAGTATTTCCGCGTCCTCAGCCAGATTTCTGGATTGATGGGGTGTGCGTTTCTTCTCCCACCAAATTTGGCGCAGAAGTCCTTCGAGGAACAACTGGAGGCTGGATTTGGCAGTGGGATTTTGGAGATGGAAAAGGCTCCGCAGTTGGAAAGCAGGTGGCTTATCAATATAGCGATCCCGGTAAATACGAAGTGACCCTCAAGGTTATATCCCGGGGAGGCTGTGAGGTTTCCGCTACAGATACGGTCAATTTGTTGCCTGCCCCACTGGGACCACGTCTGACAGGAGATAGCATCTGCTTTGGCGACCGTGCGTTGCTTTTGGCTGAAACGGCTGATTCTGTACAGATTTTCTGGTATGAGCAAATGAGCGATACGGCAGCCATCGGTATGGGGCATCGATTCGTGACCGAGCCATTGGCTTTTTCTGAAAAATACTACGCCGAAGTGCACACGGGCCAACTTTGCCGAAGTGTCAGAAAGTCCATTACTGCCGCTGTGTTTTCCGAGGAGGATGTTTCCATTCGCATCGATCCTGGCGTAGTCTTGGAAGATCCCAATACCCCCCTTTCATTCTCCGTATTTCCCGAGCAACCGATCCAGTCCTACATTTGGGACTTTGGAAATGGCGAATCGTCTCAAGCGGCAAATCCCGTCTGGAACAATTGGTCCCCAGGACAATACGAGGTGTCTGTCATGCTCCAAAATTCCAAGGGTTGTGCCCTGACGCTTCGCGAATCTTTCACCTTGCAAATTGATCAGGAAATCAAATTTCCAGAAGCCTTTTCCCCAAATGGAGATGGGATTCAGGATGAGTTTTTCATTTCTGCGCCCAAGTTGAAAGTCTTTTATCTAAAAGTATTGGATGATTTCGGACAAATCTGGTTTGAGACCCGTGATCGATTGTTCCGGTGGGATGGAATGGGCCCTGATGGTGAGCCCGCTCCTGCAGGGTTCTACCAGGTGCAGGTGATGGGAAATGACGAATATGGAACCGATCTCGGCATCCAGGGCTCTCTGATGCTTTTGAGATAG